Proteins encoded together in one Nostoc sp. PCC 7524 window:
- a CDS encoding acyl-CoA desaturase, whose product MTAKNLAIASEGETPLRLRWINVVFFGTIHALALLAPWFFSWQALGLLVFLHWLFGSIGICLGYHRLLSHKSFQVPKWLEYAIAIIGALALQGGPIFWVGGHRQHHAHTEDINLDPYSAKRGFWWSHMLWILYPRYEFFDEETYRKYAPDLARQPFYRWLDRYFLLLQIPMGLLLYALGGWPFVFYGMFLRAVLLWHSTWFVNSATHMWGYRTFDADDNARNLWWVSLVTYGEGWHNNHHTYPHVAKAGFQWWEIDVTWWSIKLLQTLGLAKKVILPPPLNTTQG is encoded by the coding sequence ATGACTGCAAAAAATCTAGCCATTGCCTCTGAGGGAGAAACACCACTGCGTCTCAGGTGGATCAATGTGGTATTTTTTGGGACAATTCATGCCTTAGCCTTGTTAGCGCCTTGGTTTTTCTCTTGGCAGGCATTGGGTTTGCTGGTGTTTCTACACTGGTTGTTTGGCAGTATTGGTATTTGCTTGGGATATCACCGATTACTTAGCCATAAGAGTTTTCAAGTACCCAAATGGTTAGAATATGCGATCGCTATTATTGGCGCATTAGCTCTGCAAGGCGGGCCAATTTTTTGGGTGGGAGGACACCGCCAACATCACGCCCACACGGAAGATATCAACTTAGATCCTTACTCTGCCAAGCGCGGCTTTTGGTGGAGTCATATGTTGTGGATCTTATATCCTCGTTATGAGTTTTTTGATGAAGAAACCTATCGAAAATATGCACCCGACTTAGCAAGACAACCTTTTTATCGTTGGTTAGATCGCTATTTTCTCCTACTGCAAATTCCTATGGGATTATTGCTTTACGCCTTGGGAGGATGGCCTTTTGTCTTCTATGGTATGTTTCTCAGAGCCGTATTGCTGTGGCACTCTACTTGGTTTGTCAACTCTGCAACCCATATGTGGGGTTATCGCACCTTTGACGCTGATGATAACGCCCGTAATCTCTGGTGGGTTTCTCTCGTTACCTACGGCGAAGGCTGGCATAACAACCATCACACTTATCCCCATGTAGCCAAAGCTGGTTTTCAGTGGTGGGAGATTGATGTCACTTGGTGGAGTATTAAACTTTTACAAACTCTGGGTTTAGCGAAAAAAGTTATATTACCTCCGCCGCTAAACACAACTCAAGGGTAA
- a CDS encoding methylated-DNA--[protein]-cysteine S-methyltransferase: MTYSELAAKINQPTAYRAVGLANSLNPIAIAIPCHRVIGTNNQLTGYAGGIECKRWLLRHEVIVNYP; this comes from the coding sequence ATTACTTATAGTGAACTAGCAGCAAAAATTAATCAGCCGACGGCTTATCGTGCTGTCGGCTTGGCTAATTCACTGAATCCAATTGCGATCGCCATTCCCTGTCATCGGGTGATTGGTACAAACAATCAACTCACAGGATACGCAGGCGGAATAGAATGTAAGCGTTGGTTGCTTCGCCATGAGGTAATCGTCAATTACCCTTGA
- a CDS encoding HNH endonuclease: MSKISNSLRRLVIQRADNRCEYCGLSQIGQEATFHIDHVIPVVANGKTAADNLALACVSCSLYKAAKQIVEDPETGEKVNIFNPRQQVWKEHFRWHGVRVVGLTATGRATINALRMNRSLILAIRAEQELLGRHPPP, translated from the coding sequence ATGTCCAAAATTTCAAATTCTTTACGTCGGTTAGTTATTCAAAGAGCAGACAATCGCTGTGAATATTGTGGGTTATCCCAAATAGGGCAAGAAGCAACATTTCATATTGATCATGTAATTCCTGTGGTGGCGAATGGTAAAACCGCAGCAGATAATTTGGCACTTGCTTGTGTTTCATGTTCGCTTTACAAGGCTGCTAAACAAATAGTGGAAGACCCAGAAACAGGTGAAAAAGTAAATATTTTTAATCCTCGTCAACAAGTGTGGAAAGAACATTTTCGTTGGCATGGTGTGAGAGTTGTAGGATTGACGGCAACAGGAAGAGCTACTATTAATGCACTCCGGATGAATCGCTCTTTAATATTAGCAATCCGAGCAGAACAAGAACTTTTAGGTCGTCATCCACCACCTTGA